The Staphylococcus simiae genome includes the window AGTTCGTATCATTGAAGCTGGTGATACTAAATTATTACCAGGTTCATTAGTTGACATCCATAATTTCACAGATGCTAATAGAGAAGCATTTAAACATCGTAAACGCCCAGCAACAGCTAAACCAGTGTTACTAGGTATTACGAAAGCATCACTTGAAACAGAAAGTTTCTTATCTGCAGCATCATTCCAAGAAACAACAAGAGTTCTTACAGATGCAGCTATTAAAGGTAAACGTGATGATTTATTAGGTCTTAAAGAAAATGTAATTATCGGTAAATTGATTCCAGCTGGTACTGGTATGAGACGTTATAGTGACGTTAAATATGAAAAAACAGCAGTGCCTGTTGCTGAAGTAGAAGTACAAGAAGAAATTATCGAATAATAATAACTAACAGAGGCTATTAATTTAGCCTCTTGTTATTGTGCGCCCGGCATGGGTAATTACTAGACGGTGAAAGTCCGTTACAGGCTTGGTAGTAGGAACTGTTAGCGAAAGACAAGGGTGTCCATTGTGAAATGGAATCTGAAGGAAGTCGGACGCAAACACTCGCACTGACGAACAGAAATATCATACAAGGCTATGTGGAATGGATGAATCTGCAATACAAGATAAAGTCCGATACTACCCGAGTTCTATATAGTAAATGATGCAGTGGAATGAGTGGAAAGTGGTTACTCTTACCCGGGGAGGTCTCATCAGCGATAAAAAAAATCGTAGTAATAACGAATGATGAGAAGTCAGCAGAGGTCATAGTAGGTAGAAATACTGAAGGACTGAACAATATTCATACAAAGTAAAGAATGGAGGTTAGAGATTTACAACGTACAGAATACAATTAATGATTGGCAACTCATAGAAAGATAAGTAGTGGAACGAAAAAGGATATATGAGTGCGTACAGTAAATCTTAGGTGAAATGAAAGAAATGTATCGTGAGTCTCCATCTATGATGGAGCTTGTTGTAAGAGAGAATAATATACAAAAAGCAATTAAGAAAGTGAAGAAAAACAACGGTGCACCTGGCATCGATGGCATGCGAGTAAGTGAATTAACATCACATTTCGCAAAATACTTTCCACAAATTAAACAAAAACTGCTTGATGGCACGTATAAGCCACAAGCAGTAAGAAAGGTTGAAATACCTAAATCAAATGGGAAAAAGCGCGTGCTTGGAATCCCTGTCGCAAGAGACAGAGTTATCCAACAAGCCATTAAACAAGTCATTGAACCTAGTATCGACCGTACTTTCTCAAAACACAGTCATGGCTTTAGACCGAATCGTAGTACAGGAACTGCACTTAAAGAATGTGCAACATACTATGAAGAAGGTTACTTAGTTGCAGTTGATTGTGATTTAAAACAGTGCTTTGATATGTTGAACCATGATAAATTAATGTATCTATTTGAACGACATGTTCAAGATAAAGCCATTTCTAAATTTATTCGTAGAAGCCTACAGGTTGGTGCAATCGACCTCAATGGTAATTATCGAAGTAGAGAAATAGGTGCACCGCAAGGTGGTGTTATTTCCCCGTTACTTTGTAATATTTATCTTCACGAATTAGATAATGAATTGGAGAAACGTGGTCATCGCTTTGTTCGTTATGCAGATGACTTCGTCATCTTTGTACGTACAAAACGAGCGGGTCAACGTGTCATGGAAAGTGTGACAAAGTTTATCGAAAAAGACCTTAAACTTATTGTAAATAGTGAAAAGAGCAAGGTAGGTTCTATCACACGTTTAAAGTTCTTGAGTTGTCTAATGACCAAAGTAAATGGCACTTATCGTTTCAGACCGACTATGGAAGCAAGAAGAAATTTAAAACGCACCTTAAGACGTCTAACGAAACGAAATAGACCAGGTACCTTTAAAGAGATTATATCAGAAATTAATCAAGTAACACGAGGGTGGATAAATTACTTTGGTAAAGGATTTATTACAGGTTTTGTAACGAAGTTACAATCATGGTTAAACCGACGCATTAGACAACTAATCCTCAAAAGATGGAAAAGAATAAAAACCAAATATAAGATGTTACGTAAGTATGGACTTGACCATAAGAGTGCAATGAAAATTGCCAATTCAAGAAAGAAATACTGGCGCTTATCATCAACGCATGAAGTTCATCGTGCACTTACAACAAAACGTCTCTACAAGTGGGGGTTAGAACCATTAACCCAACTCGCAGAGACGGCTTACGCAAGATATTGAACCGCCGAGTACGGAACCGTACGCTCGGTGGTGTGAGAGGACGGATAATCAAATAATGGTTATCCTCCTACTCGATTTTATATTGAATACATGTTGACTTTGAAGCTCAATCAATGTTAATATATTAAAGGTTGATGCAAGCAGAACTTTGGAGGATAAGTTATTGTCTAAGGAAAAAGTTGCACGCTTTAACAAACAACAATTTGTAGTTGGTCTTAAAGAAACGCTTAAAGCGTTAAATAAAGATCAAGTTACATCTTTGATTATTGCTCAAGACGTTGAAGTTCATTTAATGACTCGCGTGTTAAGCCGAATCAATCAACAAAATATTCCTGTATCATTTTTCGAAAGCAAACGTGCTTTAGGAAAATATGTAGGTATTAATGTTAATGCTACAATTGTCGCATTACTTAAATGAGAATTAGTAAGTATCATTGCTTACTAAATTTTATTTAACTTAAAAATGAACCACCTGGATGTGTGGGATTAAAAAAAGGAAGAGAGGAGGACATATCACATGCCAACTATTAACCAATTAGTACGTAAACCAAGACAAAGTAAAGTTAGAAAATCAGACTCTCCAGCTTTAAATAAAGGTTTTAACAGTAAAAAGAAAAAATTTACTGATTTAAACTCACCACAAAAACGTGGAGTTTGTACTCGTGTAGGTACTATGACACCTAAAAAACCTAACTCAGCGTTACGTAAATATGCTCGTGTGCGTTTATCAAACAACATTGAAATTAACGCATACATCCCTGGTATCGGCCATAACTTACAAGAACACAGTGTTGTACTTGTACGTGGTGGACGTGTAAAAGACTTACCAGGTGTTCGTTACCACATCGTACGTGGTGCACTTGATACTTCAGGTGTTGACGGACGTAGACAAGGTCGTTCATTATACGGAACTAAAAAACCTAAAAACTAATAATTAAATTCATGTTTTTATATGTATTTTAATTACATTACAATTATAA containing:
- a CDS encoding ribosomal L7Ae/L30e/S12e/Gadd45 family protein, which translates into the protein MSKEKVARFNKQQFVVGLKETLKALNKDQVTSLIIAQDVEVHLMTRVLSRINQQNIPVSFFESKRALGKYVGINVNATIVALLK
- the rpsL gene encoding 30S ribosomal protein S12 — its product is MPTINQLVRKPRQSKVRKSDSPALNKGFNSKKKKFTDLNSPQKRGVCTRVGTMTPKKPNSALRKYARVRLSNNIEINAYIPGIGHNLQEHSVVLVRGGRVKDLPGVRYHIVRGALDTSGVDGRRQGRSLYGTKKPKN
- the ltrA gene encoding group II intron reverse transcriptase/maturase — translated: MYRESPSMMELVVRENNIQKAIKKVKKNNGAPGIDGMRVSELTSHFAKYFPQIKQKLLDGTYKPQAVRKVEIPKSNGKKRVLGIPVARDRVIQQAIKQVIEPSIDRTFSKHSHGFRPNRSTGTALKECATYYEEGYLVAVDCDLKQCFDMLNHDKLMYLFERHVQDKAISKFIRRSLQVGAIDLNGNYRSREIGAPQGGVISPLLCNIYLHELDNELEKRGHRFVRYADDFVIFVRTKRAGQRVMESVTKFIEKDLKLIVNSEKSKVGSITRLKFLSCLMTKVNGTYRFRPTMEARRNLKRTLRRLTKRNRPGTFKEIISEINQVTRGWINYFGKGFITGFVTKLQSWLNRRIRQLILKRWKRIKTKYKMLRKYGLDHKSAMKIANSRKKYWRLSSTHEVHRALTTKRLYKWGLEPLTQLAETAYARY